A genome region from Wielerella bovis includes the following:
- the pilM gene encoding type IV pilus biogenesis protein PilM encodes MRFKKTEKNTSNKTNKSTVATSGRSVIGVDITPHHIRMVQLSGRQLSQVQLDKYAIVPLPQNVISGHEINNYDELVSLLQQCYGKMKTSCKQANVALPASLVTIEEGLNYSSDEGELSLQEFVESSVAQVGDLDEMNYDWQELPSSGKDQLILMVATKTEVVDRYVDLLDDVGISASNVDVDLFAVANAFAYADVNEGGEFAHERIAVFDVGDVALKALIIEDGKILYKQESNFGLEQLIQLIQRNYQVSEGEAIAMINGDAPRPADYKDMISDGFNMQIAQEVQRTMQFFYATQNMDNNSEIKHIFISGSACVAGSNVADMIYSQTNIATQQLNPVTLATNKTKVDDVQLKKDASSLTIAFGLALRGLV; translated from the coding sequence ATGCGCTTTAAGAAAACTGAAAAGAATACAAGTAATAAAACTAATAAATCTACTGTTGCCACGTCTGGGCGAAGTGTTATTGGTGTAGATATTACTCCGCATCATATTCGTATGGTGCAGTTATCTGGGCGCCAATTAAGCCAAGTCCAGCTTGATAAATATGCCATTGTGCCATTGCCGCAGAATGTAATTTCTGGGCATGAAATTAATAATTATGATGAGCTTGTCTCTCTTTTACAACAGTGTTATGGAAAAATGAAAACTAGTTGTAAGCAAGCCAATGTTGCATTGCCAGCAAGCTTGGTAACAATTGAAGAGGGTTTGAATTACTCTTCAGATGAGGGTGAATTATCGTTGCAGGAGTTTGTGGAATCTTCAGTTGCGCAGGTTGGTGATTTAGATGAGATGAACTATGATTGGCAAGAATTGCCTAGTTCAGGGAAAGATCAATTAATACTGATGGTTGCTACTAAAACGGAAGTGGTTGATCGATATGTAGATTTGCTGGATGATGTTGGTATATCAGCATCTAATGTTGATGTTGATTTATTTGCTGTTGCCAATGCTTTTGCTTATGCGGATGTAAATGAGGGTGGAGAGTTTGCTCATGAGCGAATTGCTGTATTTGATGTTGGTGATGTGGCATTGAAAGCTTTAATTATTGAAGATGGGAAAATTCTTTATAAGCAAGAGAGTAATTTTGGTTTGGAACAGCTGATTCAACTTATTCAGCGGAATTATCAGGTAAGTGAGGGTGAGGCTATAGCTATGATTAATGGAGATGCGCCACGTCCAGCTGATTATAAAGATATGATATCAGATGGCTTCAATATGCAGATTGCTCAAGAAGTTCAGCGTACAATGCAGTTTTTCTATGCGACGCAAAATATGGATAATAATTCAGAAATTAAACATATTTTCATTAGTGGAAGTGCTTGTGTTGCGGGTTCAAATGTTGCTGATATGATTTATTCGCAAACTAATATTGCGACACAGCAATTAAACCCTGTAACTTTAGCAACGAATAAAACGAAGGTTGATGATGTGCAGTTGAAGAAGGATGCTTCATCATTAACTATCGCATTTGGTTTGGCATTACGAGGGTTGGTTTAA
- a CDS encoding PilN domain-containing protein, whose amino-acid sequence MNLIKINLLPYREIQEQKQKKRFAVIMGIGAAAGLALCGMIYLGLEGMISRQDSRNESLQAGLKVLDKDLAEIKELQKQKQNFLARKLKVEELDHKRFEGARMIDTLNQLVPDGAYVSSIKSNSRGDGAAISTDYTIIGKAISDNKVAMFMTALPSTGVFEAPQLVDIKKTDDGQQFTLKTVLVEQKVASVPESVDPAKDKGGEK is encoded by the coding sequence ATGAATTTAATCAAGATTAATTTATTACCGTATCGTGAAATTCAAGAACAGAAGCAAAAGAAACGATTTGCGGTAATTATGGGAATTGGTGCAGCTGCAGGTTTGGCTTTGTGTGGCATGATTTACCTTGGGTTAGAGGGTATGATTAGTCGGCAAGATAGTCGTAATGAGAGCTTGCAGGCTGGATTGAAAGTGCTGGATAAAGATTTAGCTGAAATTAAAGAGTTGCAAAAACAAAAGCAAAATTTTTTAGCTCGAAAACTTAAAGTGGAAGAGTTAGATCATAAGCGATTTGAAGGTGCTCGTATGATTGATACTTTAAATCAATTGGTTCCTGATGGTGCTTATGTATCTTCTATTAAAAGTAACAGTAGAGGCGATGGGGCTGCAATTAGTACTGATTATACAATTATCGGTAAGGCGATTAGTGATAATAAAGTTGCAATGTTTATGACGGCTTTGCCTAGTACTGGTGTTTTTGAAGCTCCTCAGTTAGTAGATATTAAGAAAACAGATGATGGTCAGCAGTTTACATTGAAAACTGTCTTAGTGGAGCAGAAAGTTGCATCTGTACCTGAATCAGTTGATCCAGCGAAGGATAAGGGAGGTGAGAAATGA
- a CDS encoding type 4a pilus biogenesis protein PilO, whose amino-acid sequence MNLNEIDFKKLYLQNIFIQFFIAACLAIALVVIGYFLIFQGQWESYQSNVAKEVELKEEYERKSIQAANLDNLKQELVDLEASIAVLLKQLPTTAEVPTLLQELHQAAAKNGLTMSSVIQRPPVSEKPIERLPFSISVVGRYEQIAQFARDVGQMSRIVTLSNITFEIPSNSNKENVGKLMFSAVANTYKAMEASDEQKMASAASAAGVEGKSK is encoded by the coding sequence ATGAATTTAAATGAAATTGATTTTAAAAAATTATATTTGCAGAATATATTTATACAATTTTTTATTGCTGCATGTTTAGCTATTGCCTTGGTTGTGATTGGTTATTTTTTGATTTTTCAAGGTCAATGGGAGAGTTATCAGTCTAATGTAGCTAAAGAAGTTGAGCTAAAAGAAGAATACGAAAGGAAAAGTATTCAAGCTGCTAATCTGGATAATTTGAAGCAAGAGTTGGTGGATTTGGAAGCTTCTATTGCAGTTTTATTGAAGCAGTTGCCAACAACGGCAGAAGTGCCAACATTATTGCAAGAATTGCATCAGGCTGCTGCTAAAAATGGATTGACGATGAGTAGTGTTATTCAGCGTCCACCTGTTTCAGAAAAGCCAATTGAAAGATTGCCTTTTTCTATTTCTGTTGTAGGTCGTTATGAGCAAATTGCGCAATTTGCTCGTGATGTGGGACAGATGTCACGAATTGTAACTTTGTCAAATATCACTTTTGAGATTCCTAGTAACAGTAATAAAGAAAATGTTGGTAAATTAATGTTTTCAGCAGTAGCTAATACTTATAAGGCAATGGAAGCAAGTGATGAGCAGAAAATGGCTTCTGCTGCTTCTGCTGCTGGTGTGGAAGGTAAGTCTAAATAA
- a CDS encoding pilus assembly protein PilP, whose translation MKVKLLLISSLIALSACSEEHGDLQSWMSNTRKAAKSKIKPAEKPAPVERVTYFAPPESGPHAFDVQRLKAAYPNGSVPDLNRSKEILENFSLENLEYVGSIGTNEKLSAMISADGHVYTVRIGNRLGQNFGRIVSITPDLIKIVETVEDTSGRWTDRETELRKADAKAEGSGAK comes from the coding sequence ATGAAAGTAAAACTTTTATTGATATCATCGCTTATTGCATTATCTGCGTGTTCCGAAGAGCATGGAGATTTGCAAAGCTGGATGTCTAATACGCGGAAAGCCGCAAAATCTAAAATTAAGCCAGCAGAAAAACCAGCTCCTGTTGAACGTGTTACTTATTTTGCACCTCCTGAATCAGGACCGCATGCATTTGATGTTCAACGTCTGAAAGCAGCCTATCCAAATGGTAGTGTTCCAGATTTGAATCGTTCTAAAGAAATATTAGAGAATTTCAGTTTAGAAAATCTTGAATATGTTGGCTCTATAGGAACTAATGAGAAGTTATCTGCAATGATCAGTGCAGATGGTCATGTGTATACAGTTCGCATAGGTAATCGTTTAGGGCAGAACTTTGGTAGAATTGTTTCTATTACACCAGATTTAATTAAGATTGTTGAAACAGTTGAAGATACATCTGGTAGATGGACAGATCGAGAAACTGAATTGAGAAAAGCTGATGCTAAAGCTGAAGGTTCAGGTGCTAAATAA
- a CDS encoding type IV pilus secretin PilQ — translation MKINSIKIMSAVALGLLFQAANAGSITDINVSVLPNKQRVIKFKFDSGVVEPSGFITSAPARIALDFPATDIKVSQSQLTFNDQLLKQIIAAQGSEHARVLLGLGKEGQYSTEIKGNEVWVYLSEAESINTAGIAAAQSVVNSAPKNSQSYQSSGITAPFNIDFHKGANRSGVIEYSSNYSGQPQMRVQSDRLIILLKDYPLSVQDQRNLDVTDFSTPVRTINVRRIGNDAQIIIRSQGTWEHKVSGRNGRQTIHIVPTKNISTIGLSRKNDQKFTGKNVSLDFQNVDVRTVLQILATESGMNIVASDNVTGKMTLSLKDVPWDQALDLILDARNLDMRKVGNIINIAPRSDLLARDTEALEAQRKLDDLGPLISQSFQLKYKNVEEFRKILRISDSASVSDRNSILSSRGSALIDPATNTLIVTDVQSVITKFNKLIEELDVPSRQVMIEARIVEAADGFSRDLGVQFGYQRSGAHTSVGSNWSNSINNANVGYGSATSSILNPNVALPSSASTSSIGIVRAVSSGALGLELSASESENRSKTISTPRVLTQDRQEAEIRQGYQIPYTKREDGETSIEWKAAELVLKTTPRITPDNKVILDIEIKKDEPDGTYTAITGEAGLATRYVKTQAMIEDGGTLVVGGIYQEATSNSIRKVPLLGDIPVVGNLFKARVRKSSRNELLFFITPRIMGSETSVLRY, via the coding sequence ATGAAAATAAATTCTATCAAAATAATGTCAGCAGTAGCATTAGGTTTATTATTTCAAGCTGCAAATGCGGGAAGTATTACTGATATTAATGTTTCGGTACTTCCAAATAAACAACGTGTAATTAAATTCAAGTTTGATAGTGGTGTGGTTGAACCTAGTGGTTTTATTACATCAGCTCCTGCTCGTATTGCTTTGGATTTTCCTGCAACAGATATTAAAGTTTCACAATCTCAATTAACTTTTAATGATCAACTGCTAAAACAGATTATTGCTGCACAAGGTAGTGAGCATGCTCGTGTACTGTTGGGGTTGGGTAAAGAAGGACAATATAGTACTGAAATTAAAGGAAATGAGGTTTGGGTATATTTGAGTGAAGCTGAATCAATTAATACAGCTGGAATTGCTGCTGCACAATCTGTTGTAAACTCAGCTCCTAAAAATTCACAATCTTACCAATCTTCTGGAATAACAGCGCCATTTAATATTGATTTCCATAAAGGCGCAAATAGATCAGGTGTAATTGAGTATTCATCAAATTATTCGGGTCAGCCTCAAATGAGAGTGCAAAGTGATCGATTGATTATCTTGTTAAAAGATTATCCATTGTCGGTTCAAGATCAACGCAATTTAGATGTAACTGATTTTTCTACTCCTGTGCGTACTATTAATGTTCGTCGTATTGGTAATGATGCGCAGATTATTATCAGAAGTCAGGGAACATGGGAGCATAAAGTTTCTGGTAGAAATGGACGCCAAACAATTCATATTGTTCCAACGAAAAATATTTCTACTATTGGGTTAAGTCGGAAGAATGATCAGAAATTTACAGGAAAGAATGTTTCATTAGATTTCCAAAATGTTGATGTTCGTACTGTGTTGCAGATTCTAGCAACAGAGTCAGGAATGAATATTGTTGCGAGTGATAATGTAACAGGTAAAATGACATTGTCATTGAAAGATGTACCTTGGGATCAGGCTTTAGATTTGATTTTGGATGCACGCAATTTGGATATGCGTAAAGTTGGTAATATTATCAATATTGCACCACGTTCAGATTTGTTGGCTCGTGATACAGAAGCACTTGAAGCTCAAAGAAAATTGGATGATTTGGGTCCTCTGATTTCTCAAAGTTTTCAGTTGAAATATAAAAATGTTGAGGAATTTAGAAAAATTTTACGCATCAGTGATTCTGCATCAGTTTCTGATAGAAATTCAATCCTTAGTTCACGTGGTAGTGCGTTGATTGATCCTGCAACAAATACATTGATCGTTACCGATGTTCAATCTGTAATTACGAAATTTAATAAATTAATTGAAGAATTGGATGTTCCTTCTCGTCAAGTAATGATTGAAGCTCGTATTGTTGAAGCTGCTGATGGATTTTCGCGTGATTTAGGTGTTCAATTTGGTTATCAGCGTTCAGGAGCACATACTTCTGTAGGCTCAAATTGGTCTAATAGTATTAATAATGCGAATGTTGGTTATGGGTCGGCTACATCAAGTATTTTAAATCCAAATGTTGCATTACCTTCTTCTGCATCAACAAGTTCTATCGGTATTGTGCGAGCTGTGTCGTCAGGTGCATTGGGTTTGGAATTGTCGGCATCAGAGTCGGAAAATCGCAGTAAAACGATTTCTACGCCACGCGTATTAACTCAAGATCGTCAAGAAGCGGAAATTCGTCAAGGTTATCAGATTCCTTATACAAAAAGGGAAGATGGTGAAACTTCTATCGAATGGAAAGCTGCGGAATTGGTCTTGAAAACAACACCTCGTATTACACCAGATAACAAAGTTATTTTGGATATTGAAATTAAAAAAGATGAACCTGATGGTACTTATACCGCAATCACAGGTGAAGCAGGTCTTGCAACACGTTATGTGAAAACACAAGCAATGATTGAAGATGGTGGCACATTGGTTGTGGGTGGTATTTATCAAGAAGCAACATCTAATTCAATTCGTAAAGTACCTTTACTGGGTGATATTCCAGTTGTTGGTAATTTATTTAAAGCGCGAGTGCGTAAAAGTTCACGCAATGAATTGCTGTTCTTCATTACACCGCGTATTATGGGTTCTGAAACCAGCGTATTACGTTACTAA
- a CDS encoding shikimate kinase, with protein MENMTGNFFLVGLMGSGKTTLGRQLAQQIQFNFYDSDQVLCERTGVSIPTIFELEGEQGFRERESVVIQDLCQLPNIVLATGGGAVLREENRQYLRQHGIVIYLHVQPEVLYERVKNDRNRPLLQVADPLAKFRELYKIRDSIYRQTAHIIVEVGLSGCHTTLQTLLNMIRAS; from the coding sequence ATGGAAAACATGACAGGCAATTTTTTTTTAGTCGGATTAATGGGTTCTGGCAAAACAACTTTGGGTCGCCAGCTTGCACAGCAAATCCAGTTTAATTTTTATGATAGCGACCAAGTTCTGTGTGAACGAACGGGCGTTAGCATTCCTACCATTTTTGAATTGGAAGGAGAACAGGGTTTTCGTGAGCGAGAGAGTGTGGTCATTCAAGATTTGTGCCAATTACCCAATATTGTTTTGGCGACAGGTGGTGGTGCAGTTTTACGTGAAGAAAACAGGCAATATTTGCGCCAACATGGCATAGTTATTTATTTACATGTGCAGCCTGAAGTTTTATATGAACGTGTTAAAAATGACCGTAATCGTCCTTTATTACAAGTAGCTGACCCACTTGCAAAATTCCGTGAGTTGTACAAAATACGGGATTCTATTTATCGGCAAACAGCACATATCATTGTAGAAGTAGGACTTTCAGGCTGCCATACTACGCTCCAAACTCTTCTTAATATGATTCGCGCATCATAA
- the aroB gene encoding 3-dehydroquinate synthase: protein MYTLSVDTPSHQYSIYIGNNLLQQFELLQPHINQKVAIVSNTTVANLHLPALENLLKNNGIDFFTIILSDGEQYKNHDSLNQIYDALLSHHADRKTTIIALGGGVIGDMAGFAAATYQRGVPFVQIPTTLLSQVDSSVGGKTAINHPLGKNMIGAFYQPQVVLIDLATLDTLPERELSAGMAEVIKYGLLGDIEFLQWLEDNMPALMQRDKTLLAEAVRHCCQMKADIVAQDETEQDVRALLNLGHTFGHAIETEMGYGVWLHGEAVAAGSVLACILSEQIGSLKPADTERVKAIFRAARLPDTPPKFAFERWLAHMRHDKKVQSGKMRFITLKQLGQATITTIEDEQPLRKTLAAYLSQ from the coding sequence ATGTACACATTATCGGTTGATACCCCTTCACATCAATATTCTATTTATATTGGTAATAATCTTTTACAGCAATTTGAATTATTACAACCACATATTAATCAAAAAGTCGCCATTGTTAGTAACACAACAGTTGCAAACTTACACTTGCCAGCATTGGAAAATTTGTTGAAAAATAATGGTATAGATTTTTTTACCATTATTTTATCTGATGGTGAACAATATAAAAATCACGATTCACTCAATCAAATTTATGATGCTTTATTAAGTCATCATGCCGACCGAAAAACTACCATCATCGCATTAGGTGGTGGCGTGATTGGCGATATGGCGGGATTTGCGGCGGCAACCTATCAACGTGGTGTGCCATTTGTACAAATTCCGACAACTTTATTAAGTCAAGTAGATTCTTCTGTTGGTGGAAAAACCGCGATTAATCATCCACTTGGCAAAAATATGATTGGCGCATTTTATCAGCCACAAGTGGTATTGATTGATTTGGCGACATTGGATACGCTGCCTGAACGTGAATTATCGGCAGGCATGGCAGAAGTAATTAAATATGGCTTATTGGGCGATATTGAATTTTTGCAATGGCTGGAAGACAATATGCCTGCCTTGATGCAGCGTGATAAAACATTGTTAGCAGAGGCAGTACGCCATTGTTGCCAGATGAAAGCGGATATTGTTGCACAGGACGAAACCGAACAAGATGTGCGTGCTTTGTTGAATTTGGGACATACATTTGGACATGCGATTGAAACTGAAATGGGCTATGGCGTATGGTTACATGGTGAAGCAGTTGCAGCAGGTTCTGTATTAGCTTGTATTTTATCGGAACAAATAGGCAGCCTGAAACCTGCTGATACAGAACGTGTTAAAGCCATTTTCCGTGCGGCTCGTTTACCTGATACACCGCCAAAATTTGCATTTGAACGTTGGTTGGCGCATATGCGTCATGACAAAAAAGTACAAAGTGGTAAAATGCGCTTTATCACGCTTAAACAATTGGGACAAGCAACCATTACCACGATTGAAGATGAGCAGCCTTTGCGCAAAACTCTTGCTGCTTATTTGTCTCAATAA
- a CDS encoding ProQ/FINO family protein: MTQETALGAALKNAVQTMSKKKQTEMIAEYIYGKYEVFSRCKPLAVGIEKDLVEALPQFDAALINRVLSNHCRRPKYIKAIARGGKRFNLNNRFQGEVSAEEQAHALAQPGIKEAIEKQDARRAEAKQARENQQQKSAE; the protein is encoded by the coding sequence ATGACACAGGAAACCGCATTGGGTGCAGCACTTAAAAATGCTGTGCAAACCATGAGCAAAAAGAAACAAACTGAAATGATTGCGGAATACATTTACGGTAAATACGAAGTATTCAGCCGCTGCAAACCCTTGGCGGTTGGAATTGAAAAAGATTTGGTGGAAGCTTTACCGCAATTTGATGCCGCATTAATCAATCGAGTATTGTCTAATCATTGTCGCCGTCCCAAGTACATCAAAGCGATTGCGCGTGGCGGTAAACGATTTAATTTGAATAATCGTTTTCAAGGTGAAGTGAGTGCAGAAGAACAGGCACATGCGCTAGCGCAACCAGGTATTAAAGAGGCGATTGAAAAGCAAGATGCACGCCGTGCAGAAGCCAAACAAGCTCGCGAAAATCAACAACAGAAAAGTGCAGAATAA
- a CDS encoding peptidylprolyl isomerase encodes MKQYLQKMLLATALGMATVSAYAETHAVIETNMGDIKLVLDEQKAPKTVANFVQYAQKGFYDNTIFHRVIDGFMIQGGGFTVDMLEKPTAKAINNEADNGLKNTIGTIAMARTAAPNSATSQFFINVADNDFLNHKSKNAAEYGYAVFGKVESGMDVVNRIAKVRTTNKIVHQDVPVRPVVIKKVRIIK; translated from the coding sequence ATGAAACAATATCTGCAAAAAATGTTGTTAGCAACTGCTTTGGGCATGGCAACTGTGTCAGCTTATGCAGAAACGCATGCCGTTATTGAAACCAATATGGGCGATATTAAACTGGTTTTAGATGAGCAAAAAGCCCCCAAAACCGTTGCTAATTTTGTGCAATATGCGCAAAAAGGTTTTTACGATAACACGATTTTTCATCGCGTGATTGATGGTTTTATGATTCAAGGTGGCGGTTTCACAGTGGATATGCTGGAAAAACCAACCGCCAAGGCTATTAATAACGAAGCGGATAATGGTTTGAAAAATACCATTGGCACGATTGCAATGGCGCGTACTGCTGCCCCCAATTCTGCGACTAGCCAATTTTTTATCAATGTGGCAGACAATGATTTTCTGAATCATAAAAGCAAAAATGCGGCAGAATACGGTTATGCCGTATTCGGTAAAGTAGAAAGTGGCATGGATGTGGTTAATCGCATTGCCAAAGTTCGAACCACTAATAAAATAGTACATCAAGATGTGCCTGTTCGCCCTGTTGTGATTAAAAAAGTACGCATCATTAAATAA
- a CDS encoding peptidylprolyl isomerase has translation MIKLHTNFGVIGIELNHEKAPITAANFEQYVKDGFYDGVIFHRVIKGFMIQGGGMDAEMREKPTRDSIENEAHNGLKNEKYTIAMARTSAPHSASAQFFINTANNDFLNHRAKELHGKNVVQEWGYAVFGKVVEGTDVVDAIEGVQTKSHGYHDDVPVDAVVITKAEIV, from the coding sequence ATGATTAAATTGCACACCAATTTCGGCGTGATTGGCATTGAACTGAATCACGAAAAAGCACCGATTACCGCTGCGAATTTTGAACAATATGTGAAAGATGGCTTTTATGATGGCGTGATTTTTCATCGCGTGATTAAAGGTTTTATGATTCAAGGTGGCGGTATGGACGCAGAAATGCGTGAAAAACCAACGCGTGATTCGATTGAAAACGAAGCACATAATGGCTTGAAAAATGAAAAATACACCATCGCAATGGCGCGTACTTCTGCACCACATTCTGCCAGTGCTCAATTTTTCATCAACACTGCAAACAATGACTTTTTGAATCATCGCGCCAAAGAATTGCACGGTAAAAATGTGGTGCAAGAATGGGGTTATGCGGTATTTGGCAAAGTGGTGGAAGGCACGGACGTTGTAGATGCGATTGAAGGCGTGCAAACCAAAAGTCATGGTTACCACGATGATGTGCCAGTTGATGCGGTTGTGATTACAAAAGCAGAAATCGTATAA
- the glnA gene encoding type I glutamate--ammonia ligase yields MSVKKVVQLIEDNEVRFVDLRFTDTKGKQHHFTIPARVVLEDPEEWFEHGHPFDGSSMGGWKGVQASDMQLRPDPTTAYIDPFYDDATVVLTCDVIDPADGKGYDRDPRSIARRAENYLKSTGIGDTAFFGPEPEFFVFDGIEFETHMHQARFEITSETAAWSSGKHYDGQNTGHRPMVKGGYSPIAPVDQGQDLRSAMVNVLEEIGIPVEVHHGEVGTGSQMELGTKFSTLVKRADWTQDMKYVIWNVAHNFGKTATFMPKPLMGDNGSGMHVHQSIWKDGKNLFSGDGYAGLSEMALYYIGGIIKHAKALNAITNPSTNSYKRLVPHFEAPVKLAYSAKNRSASIRIPAVSSTKAMRIEARFPDPTANPYLCFAALLMAGLDGIQNKIHPGDPATKNLYDLPPEEDAQVPTVCASLEEALQALKADHEFLLRGGVFSQDWIDSYIAFKSEDVRRMQMAPHPLEFEMYYSL; encoded by the coding sequence ATGTCTGTAAAAAAAGTCGTTCAATTAATTGAAGACAACGAAGTACGTTTCGTTGATTTGCGTTTTACCGATACCAAAGGTAAACAACATCACTTCACCATTCCAGCACGCGTCGTGTTAGAAGACCCAGAAGAATGGTTTGAACATGGACATCCATTTGATGGCTCATCAATGGGTGGCTGGAAAGGCGTGCAGGCATCAGATATGCAGTTGCGTCCTGACCCAACAACCGCATACATTGACCCATTTTATGATGATGCTACCGTGGTTTTGACTTGCGATGTGATTGACCCTGCTGATGGCAAAGGTTACGACCGCGACCCACGTTCCATCGCACGCCGCGCCGAAAATTATTTGAAATCAACAGGCATTGGCGATACCGCATTTTTTGGACCCGAACCAGAATTTTTTGTGTTTGATGGCATAGAATTTGAAACGCATATGCACCAAGCACGTTTTGAAATCACATCAGAAACTGCTGCATGGTCTAGCGGCAAACATTATGATGGACAAAACACGGGGCATCGCCCAATGGTAAAAGGCGGATATTCGCCAATTGCGCCTGTTGACCAAGGGCAAGATTTGCGTTCAGCAATGGTGAATGTGTTGGAAGAAATTGGCATTCCTGTGGAAGTGCATCATGGCGAAGTGGGTACAGGTTCTCAAATGGAATTGGGTACTAAATTCAGCACTTTGGTAAAACGTGCTGACTGGACACAAGACATGAAATATGTGATTTGGAATGTGGCGCATAATTTTGGTAAAACCGCGACCTTTATGCCAAAACCTTTGATGGGCGACAATGGCAGCGGTATGCATGTGCATCAATCCATTTGGAAAGATGGCAAAAATCTGTTCTCTGGCGATGGCTATGCAGGATTGAGCGAAATGGCGTTGTATTACATCGGCGGCATCATCAAACATGCTAAAGCCTTGAATGCGATTACCAATCCTTCTACCAATTCCTACAAACGCCTTGTGCCGCATTTTGAAGCACCTGTAAAATTGGCTTATTCAGCGAAAAATCGCTCGGCTTCCATTCGCATTCCTGCTGTGAGTAGTACCAAAGCGATGCGTATTGAAGCGCGTTTCCCTGACCCAACTGCAAATCCTTATTTGTGTTTTGCTGCCTTGTTGATGGCGGGTTTGGACGGCATTCAAAACAAAATTCATCCTGGCGACCCTGCAACGAAAAACTTGTATGATTTGCCGCCTGAGGAAGATGCACAAGTGCCAACCGTTTGTGCTTCTTTGGAAGAAGCTTTGCAAGCATTGAAAGCTGATCATGAATTTTTGTTGCGCGGTGGCGTGTTCAGTCAAGACTGGATTGATAGCTATATTGCATTCAAAAGCGAGGATGTACGCCGTATGCAAATGGCTCCACATCCACTTGAATTTGAAATGTATTATTCACTGTAA
- a CDS encoding RidA family protein, with amino-acid sequence MNKIQRFGCYERLSEAVVANGFVFLSGMVPEIDGDIVAQTADVLRQIDHWLTQCGSDKAHILEATIFLSDMTDYDGMNAAWDAWVDKQHSPARACVAAKLAKTEWKVEIKISAVQK; translated from the coding sequence ATGAATAAAATTCAACGATTTGGTTGTTATGAGCGTTTATCCGAAGCTGTGGTGGCGAATGGTTTTGTCTTTTTATCGGGCATGGTGCCAGAAATAGACGGAGATATTGTCGCGCAAACGGCAGATGTGTTGCGCCAAATTGACCATTGGTTAACGCAATGTGGTTCGGACAAAGCGCATATTTTGGAAGCGACCATTTTTCTGTCTGATATGACGGATTACGATGGCATGAATGCGGCGTGGGATGCGTGGGTGGATAAACAACATTCGCCAGCGCGTGCGTGTGTCGCAGCAAAATTGGCGAAAACGGAATGGAAAGTGGAAATTAAAATTTCTGCTGTGCAAAAATAA
- a CDS encoding lysophospholipid acyltransferase family protein → MSFFKKHIAWLIDQLLCLFVAFITGVRPKRADTLPFTPQQKVYFANHNSHGDFVLVWISLPRKWRMHTRPVAGADYWLTSSLKRFIIQNVFNALLIPRNSDNPQAITEQMANALTQGDSLIIFPEGTRNTDDNTLLLPFKSGIYHLAKAKPDTEFVPIWIDNISRVLPKGKILPIPLVCHVQIGDAIKLQENENKEEFLQRCRQAMLNLAPNHFQAASNPTGEAS, encoded by the coding sequence ATGTCATTTTTCAAAAAACACATTGCGTGGTTAATAGACCAACTGCTTTGTTTATTCGTGGCATTTATCACAGGCGTGCGCCCCAAACGCGCCGACACGCTGCCATTCACACCACAACAAAAAGTCTATTTTGCCAACCACAACAGTCATGGCGATTTCGTTTTAGTGTGGATTTCGCTGCCACGCAAATGGCGCATGCACACGCGCCCCGTTGCTGGTGCAGATTATTGGCTGACCAGCAGCTTGAAACGATTTATTATTCAAAATGTTTTCAATGCCTTGCTGATTCCGCGCAACAGCGACAATCCCCAAGCCATTACCGAACAAATGGCAAACGCGCTGACACAGGGCGATTCGCTGATTATTTTCCCCGAAGGCACGCGCAACACCGATGACAACACGCTGCTGTTGCCATTTAAAAGCGGCATTTATCATCTTGCCAAAGCCAAACCCGATACCGAATTTGTACCGATTTGGATAGACAACATCAGTCGCGTGTTGCCCAAAGGCAAAATCTTGCCGATTCCATTGGTTTGCCATGTACAAATTGGCGATGCGATTAAATTGCAAGAAAATGAAAATAAAGAAGAATTTTTGCAACGTTGTCGCCAAGCCATGCTCAATTTAGCACCGAATCATTTTCAGGCTGCCTCAAATCCCACAGGAGAAGCATCATGA